A window of Halobellus sp. LT62 contains these coding sequences:
- a CDS encoding methylenetetrahydrofolate reductase, with protein MTTNQYASTASELLASPRFELMPFDSFDDEIKHLPDGATITITASPQLELEATIDAAERAAEQGYEVVPHVSARYVRDSEHLADICERLTAVGISDIFVPGGDREEPIGEFTSAYDMLVALDDLAYEFDEIGITGYPEGHEFIDEETLAEAMKKKAPYATYIATQLCYDPDTILEWIDEVRDRGVDLPIEVGIPGVMKYEKLLSISQKVGVGDSVRFLKKTTGIVGFVKQFIGSRGRYRPDDLVDGLAPHAEEYGIRGLHIYTFNQVSDTEEWRTGRL; from the coding sequence ATGACAACTAATCAGTATGCGTCAACGGCGTCTGAACTCCTCGCGTCGCCGCGCTTCGAGCTGATGCCGTTCGACAGCTTCGACGACGAGATCAAACACCTCCCTGACGGTGCGACGATCACGATCACCGCCTCGCCGCAGTTAGAACTCGAAGCGACGATCGACGCGGCCGAGCGAGCCGCCGAGCAGGGTTACGAGGTCGTTCCGCACGTTTCCGCGCGGTACGTCCGCGACTCCGAGCACCTCGCGGACATCTGCGAGCGACTCACCGCGGTCGGTATCTCGGACATCTTCGTGCCGGGCGGCGACCGCGAGGAGCCCATCGGCGAGTTCACGTCGGCGTACGACATGCTCGTCGCGCTCGACGACTTAGCGTACGAGTTCGACGAAATCGGCATTACCGGCTACCCCGAGGGCCACGAGTTCATCGACGAGGAGACGCTCGCGGAGGCGATGAAGAAGAAGGCCCCGTACGCGACGTACATCGCCACGCAACTGTGCTACGATCCCGACACGATCCTCGAGTGGATCGACGAGGTCCGCGACCGCGGTGTCGATCTCCCCATCGAGGTCGGCATCCCGGGCGTGATGAAATACGAGAAGCTCCTGAGCATCTCCCAGAAGGTCGGCGTCGGCGACTCCGTCCGCTTCCTCAAGAAGACGACCGGAATTGTGGGCTTCGTCAAGCAGTTCATCGGCTCGCGCGGTCGCTACCGGCCCGACGACCTCGTCGACGGGCTCGCGCCGCACGCCGAGGAATACGGCATCCGCGGCCTCCACATCTACACCTTCAACCAAGTCTCCGACACCGAAGAGTGGCGGACGGGACGACTGTAA
- a CDS encoding ABC transporter ATP-binding protein, whose product MLSVEGLTKRFDSVVAVDDVDLELREGEIHGLIGPNGAGKTTTVNLITGELTPTSGTIRFDGTDLVGKSPSSIARQGIGRSFQVVQYFPEMTVRKHLHLAVREPTNTVRSVLDRDADYTDEIEAVAERAHLGDELDTVAKNLPHGQKRFLDIALVLAMDSKVILFDEPAAGLNESETNEVREILEELRGEYTVLIVEHDIDLVRAISDRITVLHNGAVLTTDTPENVVENEQVKEVYLGE is encoded by the coding sequence ATGCTTTCTGTCGAGGGACTCACGAAGCGGTTCGATTCGGTCGTCGCCGTCGACGACGTGGATCTCGAACTCCGCGAGGGAGAGATCCACGGTCTGATCGGACCGAACGGTGCCGGGAAGACGACGACGGTCAACCTCATCACCGGCGAGTTGACGCCGACGAGCGGAACGATCCGGTTCGACGGGACGGACCTCGTGGGGAAGTCCCCGTCGTCGATCGCCCGGCAGGGGATCGGTCGCTCGTTCCAAGTCGTCCAGTACTTCCCCGAGATGACGGTCAGAAAGCACCTGCACTTGGCCGTTCGCGAGCCGACGAACACCGTTCGCAGCGTGCTCGATCGCGACGCTGATTACACCGACGAGATCGAAGCAGTAGCCGAGAGAGCGCACCTCGGAGACGAACTCGACACGGTCGCGAAAAACCTCCCGCACGGACAAAAGCGGTTCCTCGACATCGCCCTCGTCCTCGCGATGGACTCGAAGGTCATCTTGTTCGACGAGCCCGCGGCGGGGCTGAACGAGTCGGAGACGAACGAGGTCCGCGAGATCCTCGAGGAACTCCGAGGCGAGTACACGGTCTTGATCGTCGAACACGACATCGACTTGGTGCGCGCGATCTCCGACCGCATCACGGTGTTACACAACGGGGCCGTTCTCACGACCGATACGCCCGAAAACGTCGTCGAGAACGAGCAGGTCAAGGAGGTGTATCTCGGTGAGTGA
- a CDS encoding ABC transporter ATP-binding protein, whose amino-acid sequence MSELLSVENLNSFYGDSQVLFDVSIELGSNDVVGVFGRNGMGKTTLLNSLVNRIDRKTGTITYRGQDVSEWSTHEIIQGGIAYVPEEREIYPALSVRENLELAMSSSVSDSDREERMQNVFSQFERLGERQEQRGGTLSGGEQQMLAIGRALVTDPDLLILDEPTEGLAPTIIDDVVEILESLIAGDRAVLIAEQNINRMLPLIDRGYMIQTGQIVEEGDSAFLRDEKLQDKYLTV is encoded by the coding sequence GTGAGTGAACTGCTCTCCGTCGAGAACCTCAACTCATTTTACGGCGACAGCCAAGTGCTTTTCGACGTCTCGATCGAACTCGGATCGAACGACGTCGTCGGCGTCTTCGGCCGGAACGGGATGGGGAAGACGACGCTTCTCAACAGCCTCGTCAACCGGATCGACCGCAAGACCGGAACCATCACCTACCGCGGTCAGGACGTCTCTGAGTGGTCGACTCACGAGATCATCCAAGGAGGCATCGCGTACGTCCCCGAGGAACGAGAGATCTACCCCGCCCTGTCGGTCCGTGAAAACCTCGAACTGGCGATGTCGTCGTCGGTGTCGGACTCCGACAGAGAAGAACGGATGCAGAACGTCTTCTCACAGTTCGAGCGACTCGGCGAGCGACAGGAACAACGCGGTGGAACGCTGAGCGGCGGCGAACAGCAGATGCTCGCTATCGGACGTGCACTGGTCACTGATCCGGATCTCCTCATCCTCGATGAGCCGACGGAGGGGCTGGCTCCCACGATCATCGACGACGTCGTCGAGATCCTCGAATCGCTCATCGCCGGCGACCGGGCGGTGCTGATCGCCGAGCAGAACATCAATCGGATGTTGCCGCTCATCGACCGCGGCTATATGATCCAGACCGGCCAGATCGTCGAAGAGGGCGATTCGGCGTTCCTCAGAGACGAGAAACTCCAAGACAAGTACCTCACTGTCTGA